The following proteins come from a genomic window of Mycobacterium sp. DL:
- the nadD gene encoding nicotinate-nucleotide adenylyltransferase, with the protein MGGTFDPIHNGHLVAASEVADLFDLDEVVFVPTGQPWQKRTRHVTAAEDRYLMTVIATASNARFSVSRVDIDRGGATYTKDTLRDLRALNPDADLYFITGADALASILSWQNWEELFAIARFVGVSRPGYELDAKHISAAMAELPADALQLVEVPALAISSSDCRIRAQESRPIWYLVPDGVVQYVAKRNLYQPPSSPLEVEGDRL; encoded by the coding sequence ATGGGTGGGACATTCGACCCCATCCACAACGGGCACCTCGTCGCGGCCAGTGAGGTCGCCGACCTGTTCGACCTCGACGAGGTGGTGTTCGTTCCCACTGGTCAGCCGTGGCAGAAGCGCACCCGTCACGTGACGGCTGCCGAGGATCGATACCTGATGACGGTGATCGCCACGGCGTCCAACGCGAGGTTCTCGGTCAGCCGAGTGGACATCGACCGCGGCGGGGCGACCTACACCAAGGACACGCTGCGAGACCTGCGCGCGCTCAACCCCGACGCGGACCTGTACTTCATCACCGGCGCCGATGCGCTGGCGTCCATCCTGTCGTGGCAGAACTGGGAGGAGTTGTTCGCCATCGCCAGGTTCGTCGGCGTCAGCCGCCCCGGGTACGAACTCGATGCCAAACACATCTCGGCCGCGATGGCGGAACTCCCAGCCGACGCGTTGCAGCTTGTGGAGGTGCCCGCTCTGGCGATCTCGTCCAGCGACTGCCGGATCCGTGCGCAGGAGTCGCGACCCATCTGGTATCTCGTCCCCGACGGCGTCGTGCAGTATGTCGCGAAACGTAATCTGTACCAGCCTCCCAGCAGCCCCCTCGAAGTCGAAGGAGACCGTCTCTGA
- the rsfS gene encoding ribosome silencing factor, whose amino-acid sequence MTATQEAIDMAGVAARAAAAKLADDVVVIDVSGQLVITDCFVIASASNERQVNAIVDEVEEKMRAAGYKPARREGTREGRWTLLDYVDIVVHIQHQDERNFYALDRLWRDCPTVPVDLDDTGETQ is encoded by the coding sequence CTGACCGCCACACAGGAAGCCATCGACATGGCTGGAGTCGCCGCTCGGGCGGCGGCCGCCAAACTCGCCGACGATGTCGTCGTCATCGACGTCTCCGGCCAACTCGTCATCACCGACTGCTTTGTCATCGCCTCGGCATCCAACGAGCGGCAGGTGAACGCCATCGTCGACGAGGTCGAGGAGAAGATGCGCGCTGCCGGATACAAGCCCGCTCGCCGCGAGGGCACCCGCGAGGGCCGCTGGACGCTGCTCGACTACGTCGACATCGTGGTGCACATCCAGCACCAGGACGAGCGCAATTTCTACGCACTGGACCGGTTGTGGCGTGACTGCCCCACGGTGCCGGTCGACTTGGACGACACCGGGGAGACCCAGTGA
- the gpgP gene encoding glucosyl-3-phosphoglycerate phosphatase — MTIRRLVMLRHGQTDYNAGSRMQGQLDTDLSDLGREQAFAAAAVLAKRQPLLIVSSDLRRALDTAVALGDRSGQPVSIDTRLRETHLGDWQGMTHLEVDAVAPGARLAWRDDARWAPHGGESRVDVADRSIPLVRELVQQQCEWGVEEPDRPVVLVAHGGLIAALTGALLGLPVDNWPVLGGMGNASWVQLAGHTRTDGELDSFDDIRWRLDVWNASAQVANDVL, encoded by the coding sequence GTGACGATCCGTCGACTCGTCATGCTGCGGCACGGGCAGACCGACTACAACGCCGGCAGTCGGATGCAGGGCCAGTTGGACACCGACCTGAGCGACCTCGGGCGTGAACAGGCCTTCGCGGCAGCAGCGGTGCTCGCCAAACGTCAACCGCTGCTGATCGTTTCGTCAGATCTGCGGCGCGCGCTCGACACTGCCGTCGCCCTCGGTGACCGCAGTGGGCAACCGGTGAGCATCGACACCCGACTGCGTGAAACCCACCTCGGCGATTGGCAGGGGATGACCCATCTCGAGGTCGATGCCGTCGCCCCCGGTGCGAGGCTGGCCTGGCGCGACGACGCGCGCTGGGCTCCGCACGGCGGAGAGAGCCGCGTCGACGTCGCCGATCGCAGCATCCCGCTCGTGAGGGAGTTGGTGCAGCAACAGTGTGAGTGGGGCGTCGAGGAACCCGATCGCCCGGTGGTGCTGGTGGCCCACGGTGGGTTGATCGCCGCCCTGACCGGAGCACTGCTGGGGTTGCCCGTCGACAACTGGCCGGTGCTGGGTGGCATGGGCAACGCCAGCTGGGTGCAGCTGGCCGGTCACACCCGCACCGACGGGGAACTCGATTCCTTCGACGACATCCGGTGGCGTCTGGACGTCTGGAACGCCTCGGCGCAGGTCGCCAACGATGTCCTCTGA